Genomic DNA from Candidatus Koribacter versatilis Ellin345:
AACCGCCTGACGCTCGTCTACCTGGCGACCGTGCTTCTCGATGTGCCCCTGCGTGACGAGCTTGTTCACGTACTGCGGAGTCACTCCGAAGCGCCGCGCGATCGACTTTTGCGTGACGAGGGCCATCTACGTGTTCCGGTTCTTCCGTTTCTCGAGCTCGAGGCCCTGGTACTTCGGAACGCGCAGCACATATTCCACGCGCTCGACAACGCCTTCGCAGTGGGTGCAGGCAATCTGCAGGATGCGGGTCGCGTCGGTGCGCACAACCTCGACTTCCTGCAGAACGGGGTATTCACAGAAACGGCAGATCAACGGGGTCTCCTTCGTGCAGACGTCTGCGCGGCCTTCGCTGCCTTGCGCCGCTCTTGCTTCGCCTCGCGCTGGCGCTGGAAGTACTCGGGGTCGGTGCAAGTGGTGGCGTGCGGCTGATAGCCTTCGGCGTTCACCGCGACGCGGCCGGATTTATCGGGCTTGGTGTAGAGGTGAATGGGCTGCCCACAGCCTGGGACGCCGCATCGAAAGAAACTGTGCCAGCGATAGCCTGCCGCGCGCAGCTCGCTCTCGGTCTGGTAGGACCATCCGCCGCGCACCGGAGCAAACTTACGCACTCGCGTGGCGTTGAGCTCGAGATGGCGAAGCGTGGAACGGAAGGCTTGCTGAAATTGAGGGTCGTCGATACCGCCAGCAAGCGAGCGACGCTGCCAGATCGTGAGTGCCGAGGTGTCCGTCGCACAGAACGCCGAGCGCGATCGCTTCGCGCCCTGGCACGCCGGACAAACCGTGCCCTCGAACACTCTGCGCAGTTCGTCGATCGTGAGCACGCTGCCGCGCCGAGCGAGATCCTTCGCATCGTCGTGGCGTCCGAATTGGCTGTCGCTGCTCATAGAAATCAACCTGAAATCAACCGACTTTTTACTGCTGTCGCTACACCTTCCCGGCCACTCGCGCGTTACCCGCAGCCGGCACCCGTCGGGGAGTACCTTGACCCCCACGACGATGGTCCACCGCTGCAGTTCCAGCCGCGAGACGAACTCGGAACGCCCGTGCCGCATCCGGGTCAGCGGCCTTGAGTGCAGCCATGACGTCGAGCCATTCGCCACCGCTGAGCTCGCGGCCCTTGCACGACTCGCACAGCGCACAGCACACGACGATGTTGGCCATGCGATAGCCTCGCTTGTCGCGCTCAGGCGGCACGTCGAACGTGATGGCGAACGCATCCAGCCCGAACAGATCGACGCAGTAGCAACACGGCTTCTGCATGGCATGCAGCGTGGCCAGTCGCAGATCGACGGCGCCAAAGTCCACGGCATACCCCTGCCGCTTCGCTTCCGATCGAATGCAATCGAATGCCTTGGTCACGTCGGCGATGAACACCCGCCGCGCCTTGGCTTCGCGACGTCCGCCGAGCGTGAATCGCTGCTCCGCGTACAGCGTCCAGGTAAGGCGCTCGATACCGGTCAATGCCAATTGCTCGGTTGGAGTCATGGCCTCACGTCTTTCGCCGCGTTCATCCACTGCGCATAGATCTCCGGATACTCGCGCTGCATCCGCTGCATGTCCTGATCGTCGGGATACCAGCTCAGCAGTACGGCATAGCCGTGGGCCTGCGCCACATGCTGGATCGTGAACATTCGCTCGCGGATCCGGGCGGCCAGCTTCGTCGATCGCGGCATGGTGACCATCAGGCTCTTGCCATCGGTCATGACGTGCAGCAGGAAGAGCGGGCGAATCAGGTCCTGCCACAAGTCCTCGCCGAGCTGGACGCGCAACGCGCTCTTGATTTCCATCCAGCCCGCCAGCGCTTTCGCCATCCGACTCGACGCCGCGCCGTTGCCGTTGGGGTTGGTTTGGCTGTTGCCGTTGCTCGAAACGCTTCCGCCATCGGCGTGATGTTCCAGTTCCTCTTTTCCCTTTGCTTTTGTTCCAGTTCCAGTTCCCGAGCGACTTTCTTTGTTTTCAATCTCGTAGCCGGAAACCTTGCTACCCTTCTGCAACCCTTCTGCTACCCTTTCGGGTGGTTTTTGCGACCCTTCTGCTACCCTTTCCGGGCTGTTTTGCGACCCTTCTGCCACCCTTTCTGCGGGCGAAAAAAGGGTGGCACCATGCGACCCTTTTCCTGAAGCAAGCTCTGTCAGCTTCTTCGCCAGTAGGTCGCGCCGATCGAGCCCGAGCAACAGGTACTTGGTGAGCATCTTCCGGCCCTGTCGTTCTGGCTTCACTCGAAGCACGGTGCAATGACGCTCGAGGTAATCGAGCGAGCGACGGATCGTGTCCTCGCTGCACAGGCACTGCTCGGCCAGCCGCGGCAGCGACGGCCAGGAATCTTGGCTGCGTGGATTGTGGTGGTTCGCCAGGATCAACAGCAGCAGCTTGTGCGCCTGTGATAGCTCCGCGCCGTCTTCACATCGCTGCAGGTTGAGCGCGTAGGCTGAGGCTTCGAGTGACACTAGGCCCGCTCCTTCCAAACCGCGGCAATGGCGTGCGTCAATCTCACGAACTCGACGTTCTTCTTTTCGAGTTCCGGGCCTTTCAGTTCGAGCATCTCCTGGAAGACGAAGCTGCGCTGCTGCACCAGTTCGCGCTCCTGGTCGGCGCGACGGATAATTTCGAGAGGCGCGCTCATCGCACATCCCCATTCGAATGGAGTTCGAGCTTGCGTGGCTGGGCGGGCTTTGTGCGCGAGAACTCAACAAACAGCGCGGTGCAGTAGTGGTCACCCACAAACTTCGCGATGTTCGGCGTCTCACGCAACGCGCGCTTGAGCTGGAAATAAAGGTAGGTGACGCCCTTCGTTCGCTCGCAGCCGATCTCCTCGACGATGGAATCGGTCATGGTGTAGATCGCGGGCTTCGAGTCTTTAGTGTCGAAGAACTTGGCATCCACCTGGGCGATGCCGCTCTTCAGCCGCACGCTCGCCACTTCCTTTTCGAGCGTCTCGCATTGCTCGAAGGCGTTGCGGATCTTCACATCGCACAGCAGCGCGATGTCCGCGTTCATCTGGACGGAAAACACCAGCGTCACCACGCGATGGCTTTCTTCGAGCTTGTACCGCGGTATCGCCAGGAAGAGCTCGACGCGGCGTACACCGCCAGCCTCAGGCTCCATAAATCGAAGTCGTTCCACCTTCTAGCCTCCCATCGCTCGCCGCGCCTCTCCCAAAGCGCTGCCAGCGCACCTACTCCACGTCGTACTCGTACAACACAGCGGCCTTGCGACGCCCGAGCGACTCAGCGCACAACTGCATCTCTGAGTTGTCCACATGCGTCGCGCCGCTTATCAGCAACCGACCATCCCGCTTGGCGATCTCGACGAGAGCAGCCCACAGTCGCCGATACACGCCCTGCTGCCGACACTTCCAATCCACAAACCCAAACCACACCCAAAGGCCAGCCTTCGCCTTGCGCTCGGTATCGCCAAAGAGCAACACGCCCACAAGACGGCCCTCATAACGCGCACAGATGGCGGAGCAACCCATCAGCTCTTCAGCACTAAGCCCTTCGCTCATACCTCGCCGCGTCATCTCGGCGATCGCATCGTGCACAAAGTTGAAACAGCCCGCCTCACGCGCGTCTAAGTGCTCCGAGACAGTCACAGGCAAAGGATCCATGCTCTCCCTCACTTGCTGGCCGTTCGCACGGCCTGCTTAAACGCTTCATCCCAACGCCCGCGCCACACGCGGCTCACCACGTCGAGCACGTTGTGCACGAACTGGTAGCGGGCCTTCACCGTGGCGCGCGGCACCAGGACGTACATCGGCGTAATCTGCGCATATTGCGGACCGGCCTTCACCTGCCGCTCGCCCGTTGCTTTGTCTTTCCGGCTCGAGCGCCGCGCCTGCTTGACCTTCCGAATGAACATCACGCCAACCCGGCCACCGTTCGTCCACTCGATCCATGCGCCGTTCGCCATCAGCGCCGAAGGCATATCACTCGTGGCAATTAGGGCCCGTTGCGATCGCCGCGCCCCGCCGACGATCGGGATCGCCAGGTACTTGCCGAAAGGCAGCTTCGTGCCGCCTTCCTCCTGGAGCTGCATGAACTTGTCAATGTCTTCCACCACCGAAAACAAGTTCTGCTTCGTCGCCGCGGTCACCCGCACGCCCTTCTTCAGGAACGAAGGCTGGCGCAAGGTGAACTTCGCCGGCAGCACGTCGCTCTGCACGACTTTCTGCGCATCCTGCGCCACGCGGGTCAACGTGAGCGCAGTGGCAAACGGGATCTGGTTTTCAGCCACATCCCGCAGCTCGCCCTGCACCTGCTCCAGCCCTTCGAGTTTGACCGCGACGATTGCCATCTACTTCCTCGGTGCAGGCTTGTCAGGGCCTGCGTCGACAACAGCCAAGTTCACCGGGGTCTCATCGAGCGCTTGGAGTCTGTCCTCGTCAAACCACCGGCTTTCGACAAAATCGCCAACTCCTTCCTCCACACCTCGCGGAGGCGGATCGTTGGGGTTGAAACCCTTGCAAGGAGGCTGCACAAGCGCTTGCTTGCAGCCCGTTATGTACTCTGCGCGTCCAGTGACTGCGCCACTGAACCCGGTGATCTGATCTCGGACAAAAGTGCCCAACTTTGCTTCCATGACCGACTCCTCTTTAGCTCTGCAGAACGTGCGCGATCGCGGCCAGCTTCTGGCCCACAGTGAAGCGCCCGAACGCCTTATCCAGCCATTCCGGCGCAACCGACAACGTGAGCGTGAGATTCGGCGATCCCAACTCTGCCCCCCCATCCGGCGCTGCAATCGATTTCGGCTTCGGTGTCCAACCGGGTTTACGACCCGGCTTCTTGCGCTCGACGACAGCGGACGCGGCAGTCGTTTCTTCACCGACCGCATTCTTGTGGCACTTAGCGCACAGTTCGAACTTGTAGCCGGGCGAATCCGCCCGCAGGCCCTTCCCGCACTTCACGCAGCTTGCTTTTGGTTTTGGCATCGTTTTCTCCTCTCGACTTTTCACAGCTTGGGCCGAAGGACTGGCGTTCCGGACCGTAATCACCTCAACATCGCTGCCGATCGCGGCGCCATCCACCGGGGCAAATTCCACCGTGCGAACTGGGTGCTCGATCAATCCCGCACCATTGCCTTTCGCGCGCCATGTCAGCTCGAGCACGTTGTCGCCGATCTCTATGGCCACCGAGATCCCGCACGGCTTGCACAAGGGCTGCTCATCGATCGAACCGAGTGCCTTCACCGCCCCCGTCCTTCGACCCAGCAGCGCTCGCAGTTGTTCTGCTGGCTCATGCTGTCGCCTCGCTTCCTGCAAACGTCTGCACGCTGCGCACCGGCTTCAACGCCAGGGTTTCGGTCTCCGGGGCAAACACCAGCGCCTTGAATAGCACTTCATCCACGCGCTTGAGCGAGTACAGGTCGGTGCGCAGGCGAATCACAGCCATCACCGAGATCTCCGCGATCCGCCCGGTCTCGAAGTCGCGATGCAGAACGCCCGTGCGGATCCAGCGCGCCACCGTGTCCTGCGAAACTCCGAACAGGCGCCCGACGTCGTGCGCGGTGTAGCCATCGGTGATCCGCCGCGAGAGGTGCAGGCGGTCCGCCATGGCCTCCACGGCCGAACGGGCGCGTTTCAGCTTCCGCGCGATCCGCGTCAGGCTCCATTGCCCCAGGTACTCACGAAGGAGCTCGAAGTCCTGCTGCGCCCACGGATGCCGGGTGTCATTGGTCAGGCCAAGCTGCTGCGCCCGGTACTTCACCGTGCCGCGCGGGAATCCGATCCGCGCGACCGCATCCTTCAGCGCCCGCTTGAGCTGGCGCCGGTTGCCGCTGCCAGTGGCATAGGCATTACGCAGGATGTCTTCTTTGTCCGGCGTCCACACATACAGCCGACGCGCCTTGCCGGCGACGGCGTTCCGGCAGCGCATACAAAGGCCGCACTTCGGGTATCCCTTGGGGCTCGGGCACGCCGTGCACGGCACGTAGTTCTTTGGAATTCCGCGCGGCATCAGTGCGGCCCGTCCATTTCGGCAAAAGCCATCACCAGGCCGAGAACAAACAGGAAGACGCCGAACAGCATCACCCATGCGTAACCGCGCCACAGCTCGCGCCACGTCCGCATCAGTAGGCCTCCATGGTCAGCCAGTTGGAGCGGCGGCGCCGGCCGCTGCCGGGGTTCGGACGGAACTCCACCGAAGCGTGCTCCGTGCCGCCATTCGCCGCCGAGCTTGGCAGCTCAAAGCTGTGTATGTGCACCGGACAGTACCGGCGGTTAGTCCCGGCCAGCGCCTGGCGCTCGCCGGGAATCATGCATGCATTCGAGAAAGCACAGTCGCCCTGCTGCATTTGTGCCATCAGACTTCGCCCTCCTCGTTGCGATCGAACGAAAGCAGTTCTTTGGGTGGCGCACACACCTTGAAATCAAGCGCGATCCCCAGTGCCAACGCCACCAGCGAAAACAACTCGAACACGAGCACCAGAACTACCCGCCATAGTGGAACGGCATGCAGAGAAGCGGCTATCATTCATCGCCCTCCACCACCCGCGTCGCTGCATCGATGTCGCGAAGAACGCCCGCGACGAACAGCGCAATCGCCACGGAAGCACACACCAGCGCCGGCACCAAGAAGAGCCACCGCGCGAAACCGGGCGTCATTCCGCACCGCCCGCCACGCGCACGGCATACGGCGTGACCTTTTCGGATTGAACGTGTTTACGCCGGAGCACGCGGAAAACCCGAGCGTCAATGCCGAGCAGCTTCATCTTCCGGCTGAGCGTGTTGCGATGCAGGCCTAGCTGCACCGCCGCCTTGCAAAGGTTGCCGCTGGTATCGGTGAGCGCGCTTTCAATCCACAAGCGCTCGAACTGGATCCTGCCCTCCAGCATCGAGACACCGCACACGCGAAGCCGACGCACCAGGCCGAGCAGATCCGCGCGCAGGTTCACATCGGCCAGCATCGGTTCCCCGGGAGGGAAAAATGAGCGGACGGTCATAAAGCACCGCCCGCTCCGGAGGGTGCTACTCCCGAGCTTGAAGTTTCAGGGCCGAGCACGCGATCGACGGCCGCGACGACATCAGCGATCGCATCGTCAATGCGATTGCGCCGTTCGAAGCCAGTCGGCGAGCCGTGGTCCGCCGCGCGCCGATCCGGCTCAGCAAATCGCAACTCTGAACCGGACAGGCACGCAGTCTGATCGTTGGCAACGTGCACCCACGCTGCTTCCTGCGGCTCAAATGAGTATGAAGTGAGTCTGATGCCCAACCCACAGTGGCGGCACGCGTTAGAGTTGCACACAGAACCCGCGTGCAATTCGAGTAGAGCTGCGCGGCCTGCGTGAATGCTATTGGCCGCTAGTTCGCGAATCTCCGCAGCATCCTCGCAGGTGTTGCTAGATCGCAGGACAAGGCGATCGATCTCGAGCAACATCCGCAGCACGTAGGTGATCGTTCCGGCGGTGGTCATTGAGCACCACCTTCCGGCTGCTGATCTGCGGGTTCGAATCGCTCCACCCCCTGAGCCTCGGCCTTCACCTGCACGAGCGCTTTCTTCACCAGCCGATCAAGGGTCTTACGAAGACCCTGCGCCGTGCGTCCGTACGCCGTGTTGGCGTTCTGCTTGAGTCCCGCCTGGATGTTGTGCTTCTTCGCGCGCCGTTCGGCCTTCGCGTGGTGCGCGCGCGCCGCCCGCTTGCCTTTGATGAATTTCGACACTAGCGGCCTCCCTTCTTCGCCGACAGGTTCTTCGGCTTCGAAGCGGAGGCCGCCTTCTTAGGGGTAGCTTTCTTCGCGGCTTTCTTAGGGGAAGTTTTGGCGGGAGACTTCTTCGCGGCAGCTTTGGAGGTTCCGGTCTCCGAGGCACCCTGAGGGGCCACCTTGCCAGCCGCGCCGTTCGCTCCCGCCTTGGGGGAGCTCAGTGCTTGCTTCTGCTTCGCATCCGCGAGCGCCTTAGCACGGATGGACTTCACATCGAGGTTGTATTTCTTGGCAACATCATCAAGTTCCGAACCGCCTCCGGCGCCGATCCCGTCGGCGATAATGGCGGCAATGATGAACTTCACGCCCTTTCGGAAATT
This window encodes:
- a CDS encoding helix-turn-helix domain-containing protein; the encoded protein is MSLEASAYALNLQRCEDGAELSQAHKLLLLILANHHNPRSQDSWPSLPRLAEQCLCSEDTIRRSLDYLERHCTVLRVKPERQGRKMLTKYLLLGLDRRDLLAKKLTELASGKGSHGATLFSPAERVAEGSQNSPERVAEGSQKPPERVAEGLQKGSKVSGYEIENKESRSGTGTGTKAKGKEELEHHADGGSVSSNGNSQTNPNGNGAASSRMAKALAGWMEIKSALRVQLGEDLWQDLIRPLFLLHVMTDGKSLMVTMPRSTKLAARIRERMFTIQHVAQAHGYAVLLSWYPDDQDMQRMQREYPEIYAQWMNAAKDVRP
- a CDS encoding GNAT family N-acetyltransferase yields the protein MDPLPVTVSEHLDAREAGCFNFVHDAIAEMTRRGMSEGLSAEELMGCSAICARYEGRLVGVLLFGDTERKAKAGLWVWFGFVDWKCRQQGVYRRLWAALVEIAKRDGRLLISGATHVDNSEMQLCAESLGRRKAAVLYEYDVE
- a CDS encoding helix-turn-helix domain-containing protein — its product is MTVRSFFPPGEPMLADVNLRADLLGLVRRLRVCGVSMLEGRIQFERLWIESALTDTSGNLCKAAVQLGLHRNTLSRKMKLLGIDARVFRVLRRKHVQSEKVTPYAVRVAGGAE